A stretch of Triticum aestivum cultivar Chinese Spring chromosome 1D, IWGSC CS RefSeq v2.1, whole genome shotgun sequence DNA encodes these proteins:
- the LOC123179735 gene encoding aspartic proteinase NANA, chloroplast-like — translation MTKMHGHYVAAAFAAVVVVLLLPGCLDAYPDPDEVVVVDVGALEEGSSCYFPMTAPVVPESPEARREHYRAIAAKDLARHRRMARRRQLAASGMPDLLAATSGSGSGTPLSTFELPMQSALDSMDVGMYLVTVHFGTPAVAFSMALDTANDLTWLNCRLRGHRRHRDRGNANAKTMSLEQALEPPLVKKTWYRPARSSSWRRYRCSMRDSCARFPHVACKTPNHNESCSYHQQLQDGTNTRGIFGRETATVAVSGGRQARLPGLVLGCSTFEAGGTVDAHDGVLTLGNANVSFSKIAGKSFQGLFSFCLLATHSGRDAFSYLTFGPNPAMVAGAGFGETDIVYMQNEPSMGVQVTGVFVNGQRLNIPPEVWNYRVHGGLNLDTGTSVSSLLEPAYGTVTRALASLLDPKLEKAAEEVIPFEHCYKWDGKNPAPEAIVPKVELVLMGGARLEPSPKGVLMPEVVPGIACIGFFKREAGPNILGNVHMQEHIWEFDDVKGKLRFKKDKCTTHINISPPNANPKPNPNPNPNPTNN, via the coding sequence ATGACCAAGATGCACGGCCATtacgtcgccgccgccttcgccgccgtgGTGGTGGTGCTCCTCCTCCCCGGCTGCCTCGATGCCTACCCGGACCCGGATGAGGTAGTCGTCGTCGACGTGGGGGCGCTGGAGGAGGGCAGCAGCTGCTACTTCCCGATGACGGCGCCGGTGGTGCCGGAGTCCCCCGAGGCGCGCCGCGAGCACTACCGAGCCATTGCGGCCAAGGACCTGGCTCGGCACCGGCGGATGGCCAGGAGGAGGCAGCTGGCGGCGTCGGGCATGCCGGATCTTTTGGCGGCCAcgagcgggagcgggagcggcACGCCCCTGTCCACGTTCGAGCTGCCGATGCAGAGCGCCCTGGACTCGATGGACGTGGGCATGTACCTGGTGACGGTGCACTTCGGCACGCCGGCGGTGGCCTTCAGCATGGCCCTGGACACCGCCAACGACCTGACCTGGCTCAACTGCCGCCTCCGCGGCCACCGGCGGCACAGGGACAGGGGCAACGCCAACGCCAAGACCATGTCCCTGGAGCAGGCGCTGGAGCCACCCTTGGTGAAGAAGACCTGGTACCGTCCGGCGCGGTCGTCGTCGTGGCGGCGGTACCGGTGCTCCATGCGGGACAGCTGCGCCCGTTTCCCGCACGTTGCGTGCAAGACGCCCAACCACAACGAGTCGTGCAGCTACCACCAGCAGCTGCAGGACGGCACGAATACCCGCGGCATCTTCGGGCGCGAGACGGCGACGGTGGCGGTGTCGGGCGGGAGGCAGGCGCGGCTGCCGGGGCTGGTGCTGGGGTGCTCCACGTTCGAGGCCGGCGGGACCGTGGACGCGCACGACGGCGTGCTCACGCTGGGCAACGCCAACGTGTCCTTCAGCAAGATCGCCGGGAAGAGCTTCCAGGGCCTCTTCTCCTTCTGCCTGCTGGCCACGCACAGCGGCCGCGACGCCTTCAGCTACCTCACCTTCGGGCCCAACccggccatggtggccggcgcCGGGTTCGGCGAGACAGACATCGTGTACATGCAGAACGAACCGTCCATGGGCGTGCAAGTCACGGGCGTCTTCGTCAACGGGCAGCGCCTCAACATCCCGCCGGAGGTGTGGAACTACCGCGTTCACGGCGGGCTCAACCTGGACACGGGCACCTCCGTGTCGTCGCTGCTGGAGCCGGCGTACGGCACGGTCACGCGAGCGCTGGCGAGCCTCCTAGACCCAAAGCTGGAGAAGGCGGCGGAGGAGGTGATCCCGTTCGAGCACTGCTACAAGTGGGACGGCAAGAACCCGGCGCCGGAAGCCATTGTGCCAAAGGTGGAGCTGGTGTTGATGGGCGGCGCGAGGCTGGAGCCGAGCCCCAAAGGCGTGCTCATGCCGGAGGTGGTGCCCGGGATCGCCTGCATCGGCTTCTTTAAACGGGAGGCGGGGCCCAACATCCTCGGCAACGTGCACATGCAAGAGCACATCTGGGAGTTCGACGACGTCAAGGGCAAGCTCCGGTTCAAGAAGGACAAGTGCACCACCCACATTAATATTTCTCCTCCTAATGCTAATCCCAAACCCAATCCCAATCCCAATCCCAATCCCACCAACAACTAA